Genomic window (Rhizobium sp. SL42):
CGGACCATTGTGGAACAGGCTGGATGACTATGTCCGCGTGACCGTCGGTGCATTTTTCGTGGCGATCTTCTCGGTCGGCGGCGTATACCTGACACCCGATCTCAAGACCCCGGCGGAATGGGTGTCATGGCTGCAGCTCCTGATCGCCGCCTGCATCTTCTCGCGCAAGACCATGCCGTTGGCGGGCATCGGCATTCTGGCACTTTGGTTCCTGGCGATCCGTGACTATGACCTGTTCCACCTGTTCGATTATCTGGCGCTGGGTACGGGGGTCGCCGCCTATCTGATCCTCGAGCCGTCGAAGAACGAGACATGGAGATCGCATCGCTTTGAGGCTTTGCGTTGGGGTCTCGCCATCGCCCTGATGTGGTCGAGCCTCGAAAAATTCGCCTATCCCGACTGGTTCTATCCGCTTGTCGTCGAGAAGCCGTTCCTGACCTTCGGCATGCCACGGGATGTGTTCATCCCGATGGCAGGTGTCGCTGAATTCACCATGGGCTTCGGCCTCCTCTGGACTCCCTTGATCCGTCGTCTGTCGGCGATCGCGCTGATCGTGATCTTCACGGCAGCAGTGTGGCCGTTCGGGCGGGTCGATCTCATCGGACATGGCCTGATCATGGCTATCCTGGTGGCTGTCGCCTGTGATCAATGCCGCGTCACAAGGTTCCTGCCCTCACTCAAGGTCCACCTTCCGGCAATCCCTGGAGGGATCGCCAGCGCCTTGGTGGTCTTTGCGACCGCCTACTGGGGCCTGCATCTCGCCTTTTACGGAGCCGAAGGATTTACGGGCCCGGCAACTGCCGAGAGGGCAACACATTCGCACAATGCCGAGCAACCGCATGGGCCGATATCGGACACGGGTATCGGCGCACCGCCAACCAAATGAAGTCTCAGACCATCTCTTGACATGGATAGGAGTCCTATACATATTAGATCCATGGAAACGCCCAGCAACCCAACGTCTGTTAACCACCGCATTCGCGAAGGACTTTCGCGGATCGCCATGGCCATGCGGACAGATGACTGGACCCGCGCCAAGACAAGCGGCGTGAACCCGACACAACTCGCCATTCTGGAATTGCTGGAAGGGCGAACGGACGGACTGGGCGTGAAGGAGATCGCCGCAAACCTGAGGGTCTCGCAACCCACAGCCACCGACTCCATCGCGGCGCTTGGACGCAAGGGCTGCGTGACCAAACGCGGTGGCGAAACCGACAAGCGCGCCGTCAATGTCGGCATCACGCCCGAAGGACTTTCGGTGCTTGAGGTTGGCAGGTCGTCGCAAAGCGTCGCCGAACAATCGGTAGATGCCCTGGCCGACCGCGAACAAGAAGATCTGCTGGTCACACTGGTCAAGATGATCAGACATCTTCAAGAGATCGACGCG
Coding sequences:
- a CDS encoding MarR family winged helix-turn-helix transcriptional regulator; translation: MAMRTDDWTRAKTSGVNPTQLAILELLEGRTDGLGVKEIAANLRVSQPTATDSIAALGRKGCVTKRGGETDKRAVNVGITPEGLSVLEVGRSSQSVAEQSVDALADREQEDLLVTLVKMIRHLQEIDAIPIQRMCASCRYFAPFIHSDAAKPHHCNFVNAAFGQRDIRIDCREHETADPASRAATWDAFQQG